CCGGAACGCTCAAATGCGCGCTGACCGGCTGGCAGTTTACGGCGAATCTTGGCGACAGCGACGACGTACGCCGCGTCGCCGTCAAGTTCCAACTGCCCGCCGATACGGAAGGGTTTCTCTACATCGACAATATCCGCCTGAAATAACGGCGAAATCAAAGAGGTTTACCATGATGAAAAAAAGAATCGTACTCACCTGCGCGGCGTTTTTTGCCGCGGCAACAGTGGCGCTGACCGGCTGTCCGCAGTCGTCGGGCGGCGGAACCCCGGCGCAAAGCAGCGGCGGCACCTACGAAGACGGCGCAAAAGACGACGACGGCAACGTTACGTCCGATTTGAAAAGCGCCGAACTGAAAACGGACGACGCGGACAATCTTAAATACGTGTTCGACGGAGACTTCAAATACGAAGCAAAAGACGCTGCTTCCGACTGGAAAAACGTTACGGCCGACGTTCTGTCAGTAGCCGCGGCGGGAACCGACAAAGTACTGAAAATCGCCTACGACCTGACGGGAACGGGTGAAAAGAAACTGGACGTGTCGCTCATACTCGGCGGAAAAAACATCGCGAACTCAGTTTGGAAAACCAAACTCTACATTCCCGAATCGTACACGGCCGCCGGAGAAGCCGTCTATCCGGTCGTTCAATTGTTTGCAAAATACGGAACGGCCTGGGCCAGCACGACTGAAGTAAAACTGAACACCACAACGATCAGCAGCGGCTGGCACACGATTACCGTAGACATCGGAAACGCCGCAGTCAAAATCGACGACCGCGCGCTGAGTGCGGCGGATCTTTCAACGGGAGAAACCGCCGACGTCAGCACGTGGAAAGCAAATCTGAGCGCGGCGCAATCCGTCGGATTCCGCTTCTATGCGAACGGAATTTCCGCCGCAATGGAAGGACCGTTCTATATCGATTACGTGCATGTCACCGATATCGCCGCGGCAATCCCCGCCGCACCGTCAATCGCATACGACGCCGGTACCGGCACCGTAACCATAACCGGTGAAGCAGGCTGCACGTTCAGGTACACTACGGACGGTTCCGAACCCACGGTAAATTCGGCGGAATACACCGCACCGTTTGCCGCAGCGGCAAGTACGACCGTCAAAGCGATCGCCGTAAACGGTGCGGGCGCGGTGTCCGCAGCAGCGACGAAAATATGTTCGGCAAAAAAATATACCTTCGACGCGGAAACCGCCGAAGGCTTCACCGGCGGTGAAGACGGAACGATAGAAGCCGCGGCGTTCGAGTCGCAAAAGACGCTCAAACTCACCGTAAACGCCGGCGGCGCAAAAGTTACGGCATCCGCCGCGCCCGATTCCGCAGATATGACCGGAAAAAAACTTGAAGCGAGAATCTGGATTCCCGCCGCCCACGCAAAATCTCAGAACAACGCGGCAGATCCCGAGGTAAAAACCCCCGGCGTTAAACTCTATGCAAAATCGGGTGATTGGGCCTGGGGCGACAAATGGATCAATGAACTGCAATGGCTGTCCGACGACGGCGACGAATGGGTCACTGTCAGCGCGACGTTCACCGAGCTTACCGGTGCGGACGGCTGCGATATAACCGCCGTTAAAGAATTCGGCATATCGTACGAAGTAAACGGCAGCGCCGCGTGCGAACCGCTCTACGTCGACTGGATCGACATTATCGACGCGAACTGATACTCCGAGGCAGAGTATTGCCGGAGCCGGCGGCGCAAAATCCCGCCGGCTCGTTTTTTCAACGAAAACAGGAACACCACATGAATTACTCTTTCAAAAAGAAAATCGGAACGGTCGGCGCGGCGCTGCTCGTTTTGGGAACCGCGTCGTTCGCCCAGCAGACGATCGACGCCAAAACGACGGCAAATTTTGAAATGCGCGCGCATACGAGCGCGGGATACGACTTTGAAACGAATCGAAGCGGACTGGAAACGCAAATCGATCAAGTGCAAGTCTGGTTTGAAATTTTTCCGTACGACACGTACGGCGTTACGCCGCAAGCAAAAAAAGGCCTGAACGTCAGCATCCGGGCCGAAGGGCTTAAATATGCGTTCAAATGGTTCGACATGTACCGGAAACCGACCGACGACACCGCCGAATCGGTTTCCTCCGCAGGAAGATATTCCGAATCGAGAATGGATACGTTTGAATGCGAGCGCATCGTAGCAGAAGTCGGGTACCGGGATTTTTACCTGAGCATCGCGGATACGGACAATCCCGTCTGGTTTTCCAGCGCATCGCTGCAAAGCATTTTTGACGAGCTGGCAAAAAAATCCGGAGACGAAAACCTGCTCGGCATTCCGTTTACCGGCATCACGAAAGACAGCGTAAAATCGGCGGCGGCCAACTTCGACATTTCGGGTATCCTGAGCGCCGGCTACCGGACGGATTTGCTTTCCGCAGCGGTCAAGGCCGCCTCAAAAGGAACCTGGCTCGACAACGAACGCAACGCCTGGATATTCGGCGGTTCGATAACGGCGAAACCGTTAAAAGACCTTTCGGCGTCCGCCGATTTTTTAACGACCGTCAATTATACGTTCAAAGAAAGTACCCGCGAATACGTCGACGTTACGCAATTCGGCCTGAAATCGGATTACGCATTCCATCTGACGGACGAATACGTTATCAAACCGTACGCCGGCTTCGACGGAATGTACAAACAAAACGAATTCAGTTGGGAAGCGGGCGCGGGCTTTACGTTTTACTGGCGGGGTGCCGAATACGCGGTTCCTTACGACATATTGAACATATGGAATCTGAAAATTCCGGTCGGATTTTCCGCCGCGCTCAACGTAAACGACGCAAATCAAGTGAATCTTATCTGTTCCCTGTTTGAAGATTCCGCGCCGGGAGGCCTGATACCGAATTTAGGCGGATTCGCGGAATTTGAACTGAGAAACGCAGCCTCATCCGACGGCAAAGACGCGCGCGCGGGAATCGCCGTCCAAATCGAATACCGCGTTACAAAAAAAATCAGACCGTATCTGTTCGCCAAATACGTGCAAGGATACGGAAGCGGAAAACTGACGGGTACCGACGATCTGAACACGCGCGCGGGCGTACTGTTCGTCCCCGCACCTCGGTTCAGCGTCGACCTCAGGTACGAGCGCTCGGACAAAACCGGAAAAAATCCCGTATACGACGACGGCGCGATAACGGCCCGCTTCGCAATCAAATTATAAAAACAGCCGCGTTCCGTGCGGTTAAAACGGCAGCCGCACAGGACGCAAAATGCGGTATACAAACCGTGCCGGTTTTGGTAATATGATCAAAGAATATGAAACTTACGATAAACGAAATTGCCGAAATGGCGCAGGTTGCAAAAAGTACGGTCTCCAAAGCGCTGAACGGACAAAAAGGCGTCAGTGAAGAAAATCGGAAACGTATTTTGAACATCGTGCGCCAAGTAAATTTCCAACCGAATTCGGCCGCACGGGCGCTCGCACAAAATAAAACCGGAACGATCGGCTTCGTATTGCCGCACGAAGCGGCTTTTTCACTGTCGGGCGTTTATTGGGCCGGCATCGTAACCGCCGTAGCGGCGGAAGTTTCAAAACGCGGCTGCAATCTGATGGTAATCACGCCGTCGGAAGACGCCGAAAATCCGTTCGCATCGCTGGAATCGATCATCAGACGGCGCATCGTCGACGGTCTCATTATCGGAGCGGAACAGCTCGACACAAAAAGCATGATGTCAATCCTCATGGAAGACATTCCTTTCGTTTTTATCGGCCGGAACGCCGTGCTGCAGCATTACTGCGTAGACGTCAACAATACCGAAGGCGCAGCCGCCGTCGTGTCGCAGCTGATCAATCACGGATATAAACACATCGCGTGCATCACCGGCCCCGCCGACTACCTGTACACGCAAGACCGTATCACGGGATTCACCGACGCGATGAACGCGGCGAACCTCGACGGCACCAGAATAGTACACACGTCGTACCTTGAAGAAGACACCAGAAAAAACACGGCCAAACTGATGGAACGCTACCCCGACACGGATGCGCTTTTTATCACGGCGGGCGGAGAATTCGTGCTCACCATTCTTGAAACGCTGCGGTTGTCGGGCATCAGTCTCCGCGGCTTCGGCTTCGGCGTGTTCGACGACAGCCGTATCTTCGATTTTCTTGATTTTCCGATCATAACCGCAAAGCAGCCCATAAAACGGCTGGGCAGCACCGCGGCACAACTGTTGTTCGACCTGATAGAAGGAACTCCGCCGGCGCAAACGGTATGTTGGCTGCCGGTCGACATCGTTCTCAGATAACGCCGGAACACCGCGCGCGCCAAATCCGCATTTGCACGACCGACCGCCGTATGCTATACTGAGCGCATGACAACACACATCGTACTTTGGAAACTCGCCGATCCGGCGAAAAAAGCGGAACAGGCAGCCGAAATGAAAAGACGGCTTGAAAACTTGGTCGGCCAAGTGCCGGGACTCGTTTCGGCAAAAGTCGCGCAGGGCTTTAACGGCTACGACGTCGCGCTCGTCAGCACGCACGAAAGCCGCGAAGCGCTCGCACTGTATCAGGAGCATCCGGCACACGTTGCGGTAAAGCAATACGTGCATACAGTCGTTTCCGACCGCGCTTCGTGTGATTTCGACGCCGAATGAAAAAACCGGCGGCGTCCGTTATACGGTTCACTCACGGGAGTCGTCCGTATAGTTCGGAAACCGTCGGTTTAGACGCTGAAAGCTGAAAACCGGCGGTTTTCGGGTACGCGTTCGGCGCATCCGGAAACCGCCGGCTCATCACCGTAAAACGGCAAAAATACTAGAAATTGAGCAGAGACTTGTCGTAATCGGCCGGCGCTTCAAATCCGAGCAGATTCATGCACGTAGCTGCAAGCGAACTGATGCCCAACCCTTCATTTAAATCTTTGCGGTAATCGCCCTTGTATTCGGGATCGTAAATGATGCCGGGAACCGGGTTCAGCGAATGCGACGTTTTGGCTTTGGGCGAACCGTCTTCTTTGCGTGAAACGTCGCCGGTTTTCTTGTTGTGTTCGTACATATCGTCGCTGTTGCCGTGATCGGCGGTAAGCACCAGTACGCCGCCGGCCGCGTCGATAGCCTTTTTCAGGCGGCCGAGCTGCAGATCCATCGCTTCCATCGAGCACACGACCGCGTTAAACACGCCGGTGTGACCGACCATATCGCCGTTCGGATAATTGAGGCGGATAAAATCGTATTTGCCGCTGCCGATTGCCTGAATGACGCGGTCGGTAATTTCGGCACATTTCATCCACGGGCGCTGCTCGAACGGTACGACGTCGCTTCTGATTTCTTCGTAATCTTCAAGTTTTTCGTCAAACTTGCCCAGCTTGTTGCCGTTGAAAAAGTACGTAACGTGTCCGTATTTCTGCGTTTCGCTGATAGCCAGCGTTCTCACGCCCGACGCGCACAAATATTCGCCCATCGTGCGGTCGATTGCGGGCGGACTTACCAAATACTGCTTGGGAATATGCAAATCTCCGTCGTATTCCATCATGCCCGCATATTCCACGGCGGGAACGCGTTTGCGGTCGAAATGCTCGAACGCGGCGGAAGCGGGCGTTTCAAACGCAGCAGTCATTTCCAGCGCGCGGTCGCCGCGGAAGTTGAAATAGATAACGCTGTCGCCGTCTTCAATCGTTCCCACCGGTTTGCCGTCGGCTCCGGCAATCACGAATTCTTTCATATCCTGATCGATGATACCGGGAATTTCCTTCCGGTACGTTTCGATCGCTTCCTGTGCAGATTTAAAGGTACGGCCTTCACCCAAAACGTGCACGTTCCAGCCGCGGTCAACCATCGACCAGTCCGCATTGTAGCGGTCCATCGTAATGTACATACGGCCGCCGCCGGAAGCAATCCGGTAATCGGCGCCGGCTTTATTGCATTCGGCTAAAAACTGTTCAAACGGAAGCACGTAATCGAGCGCGCTCGTTTCGCCCACGTCGCGGCCGTCGAGCAGCGCGTGAATGCGGATCTTTTTAACGCCTTCCTTCTGAGCCTCGGTTATCATCGCTTTCAGGTGATCGATATGCGAATGCACGTTGCCGTCGGAAAACAATCCGATAAAATGCAGCGTGCTGTTTTTCGCCTTTACGTTCGCAACCAGTTTTTTCCAAGTATCGCCCTTAAACATGGCGCCGCTTGCAATCGAATTGGAAACGAGCTTCGCACCCTGAGAAAAAACGCGGCCGCAACCGATCGCGTTGTGACCGACTTCGCTGTTGCCCATATCGTCGTCGGAGGGGAGCCCGACTGCGGTACCGTGCGCTTTCAATTTCGTATGCGGCGACGCGTCCGTCAGCGTGTTCAGCCAATCCATCCGGGAAGCCTGAACGGCGTCCCCATCCTTGTATTTACCGTAACCCACACCGTCCATAATAACCAGAACGACCGGCCCTCTGCGGCCTTTCCATGCGGGATTCTTTTTCAATGCTTCTACCATACGAATAACTCCTGTTGCATTAAATATACTCGTTTACGCACAGAGTTTCAATATCGGTGATTCACGGGTACGCGCCGCGCTCAGTTGCCGATAAGCGGCTGCCCGTCCGATACCTGCCCGTCCGCCGCCCGCCGGAATTCGGTCTCCACCGGCTCCAGCTTCGTATCGGCACGCAAATACAGCGTATCACCGTCAACCCGCCATGAAACGGTTTGTACGGCGCTCCCCATCTGCGGATTCATCGCCACGTATTCGGCATAGGGCACCGACGTCCCGTCCGGCAGCTGAACCGAAACGCTCTCATATTGCAGCAGCCGTTCGGACGCGGCATACGAACCGGTAACCGCAACCGTCCGATCAAAAAAAGCGCGCAAATCCGTTTCCGGGATCGACGATTCGCCGGCCGACGATTCGTTATCTGCCGATTCGCCGGCCGTCGGTACAAAAGACACGAACTCCTGCCGCATTTCCGTGCGGAACGTCCGGTCGGGAAAAAACGACTGCACCGTGACCGCCTTAAAACGCGCGACTCCGGCAACACGGCCGCTCCCGTCGGACTGCGAACCGGCCTCATGCAGTTCGGTTTCCGCAATCAACGTCCGATTCCAATCGCCGTACAGCGCCACGCAATTCGCCGGATCATGCGCCACCGCCACGGCGGCTTTTTTCGCAGTGCACCCCGCCGTACACAAAACGGTGTAAAAAACGACGCACACGGCGGCACCCCAAAAGCCTACATCCCAAAAGGCACACCGCAGCGCCCGAATGCCCGAAAATTGTCTTATCATAACAGCAGCAACCTCAAACTGTCGAACCGCCGATTCAATTCCGGCGAATCAAGCGTAATCTCCGTTCCGTCTGAAAACGCCAACCGGATCTGTAAAAGCTGCCGGCTGTGCAGCAGCGCCGTAAAATCGTCTTTTCCGAGTTCCGACGTATACCTGACCACAACGGACGAGCTTCCTTTCAGACTTCTGAAAATAAGCGCCCGGTTCATCGTTTCATACGCCGCTTCGCCGGAAACGAACTGAACGGAAACCGTATCAGCCGCCGCGACGGCCGACTTCGGAACCGTCACCGAATAATTGACCACCGGATTTCCGGTCAAACTTCTGTCCACCGTCGGAACCGTCATATCCAACGAAACACCGGACACGGCGCAGCGCCGGCACGCCACGGAAAACGGCCGCGCAAAAAGCAGCTGAGATCCGTCCGGCCCCGGCGTCGTATACAGCGGATCAACGGTCGCACACGCCGCCGTTAAAAAAGAAAAAACGACCGCACAGATGAAAATAGCGGCGCTTCCCGCTCCGTATTTCACCGGTTTATTTCCCATACATCACCTGTAAACAAAAAAACCGGCCGAACGCGGCACGCCTTCGCGCACCCTCCGGCCGGCATTCCGGGCCGCCGCGCATAAAACGCGGCGATACGCGCTCAAATCATCCGAGCGCGGTTCCCGTTCGTCAAAATTATTCGCCGGTTACGATAGTCGTAACGTTTGCCCAGAAACCCAAGTACAGCGTTACTTTCTGATCAACAGTCGAAATCTTCGTAATTCCTGCATTCTGCGCGGCAGCTTTGATACTGCAATCCGCGCCTCCCATCGGAATCACCGTAAACAAAAATCCGCCGCTCGCTTCACCGACTTTGGAACCGACCGCGTTAGAAGTCGCAGCAACCGGCTGAACCGTCGTGCAACCCGCAAGAGCCATGAGCACTGCCAAAACGCACACTACAGTGATTTTTTTTGAGGAGGGGGAAAGCCTTCCCCCTGGCCCGCACTTCGTTGCGGGCACACCCCCTTCTCTAACGGAAAAGCTCCGGATTATCGGAAGAAGCGTACCAATCAACTTTATGGGTCAGAATCATCAGCAGCACTACGATGCAGAACAGCCCCAAACTGCCTATCAAAAGCGCGTAATCTTCAGTCTGCAGCGTTCCGAACAGGAACACGTAC
This sequence is a window from Treponema brennaborense DSM 12168. Protein-coding genes within it:
- the gpmI gene encoding 2,3-bisphosphoglycerate-independent phosphoglycerate mutase, giving the protein MVEALKKNPAWKGRRGPVVLVIMDGVGYGKYKDGDAVQASRMDWLNTLTDASPHTKLKAHGTAVGLPSDDDMGNSEVGHNAIGCGRVFSQGAKLVSNSIASGAMFKGDTWKKLVANVKAKNSTLHFIGLFSDGNVHSHIDHLKAMITEAQKEGVKKIRIHALLDGRDVGETSALDYVLPFEQFLAECNKAGADYRIASGGGRMYITMDRYNADWSMVDRGWNVHVLGEGRTFKSAQEAIETYRKEIPGIIDQDMKEFVIAGADGKPVGTIEDGDSVIYFNFRGDRALEMTAAFETPASAAFEHFDRKRVPAVEYAGMMEYDGDLHIPKQYLVSPPAIDRTMGEYLCASGVRTLAISETQKYGHVTYFFNGNKLGKFDEKLEDYEEIRSDVVPFEQRPWMKCAEITDRVIQAIGSGKYDFIRLNYPNGDMVGHTGVFNAVVCSMEAMDLQLGRLKKAIDAAGGVLVLTADHGNSDDMYEHNKKTGDVSRKEDGSPKAKTSHSLNPVPGIIYDPEYKGDYRKDLNEGLGISSLAATCMNLLGFEAPADYDKSLLNF
- a CDS encoding chitobiase/beta-hexosaminidase C-terminal domain-containing protein, with translation MMKKRIVLTCAAFFAAATVALTGCPQSSGGGTPAQSSGGTYEDGAKDDDGNVTSDLKSAELKTDDADNLKYVFDGDFKYEAKDAASDWKNVTADVLSVAAAGTDKVLKIAYDLTGTGEKKLDVSLILGGKNIANSVWKTKLYIPESYTAAGEAVYPVVQLFAKYGTAWASTTEVKLNTTTISSGWHTITVDIGNAAVKIDDRALSAADLSTGETADVSTWKANLSAAQSVGFRFYANGISAAMEGPFYIDYVHVTDIAAAIPAAPSIAYDAGTGTVTITGEAGCTFRYTTDGSEPTVNSAEYTAPFAAAASTTVKAIAVNGAGAVSAAATKICSAKKYTFDAETAEGFTGGEDGTIEAAAFESQKTLKLTVNAGGAKVTASAAPDSADMTGKKLEARIWIPAAHAKSQNNAADPEVKTPGVKLYAKSGDWAWGDKWINELQWLSDDGDEWVTVSATFTELTGADGCDITAVKEFGISYEVNGSAACEPLYVDWIDIIDAN
- a CDS encoding LacI family DNA-binding transcriptional regulator, whose amino-acid sequence is MKLTINEIAEMAQVAKSTVSKALNGQKGVSEENRKRILNIVRQVNFQPNSAARALAQNKTGTIGFVLPHEAAFSLSGVYWAGIVTAVAAEVSKRGCNLMVITPSEDAENPFASLESIIRRRIVDGLIIGAEQLDTKSMMSILMEDIPFVFIGRNAVLQHYCVDVNNTEGAAAVVSQLINHGYKHIACITGPADYLYTQDRITGFTDAMNAANLDGTRIVHTSYLEEDTRKNTAKLMERYPDTDALFITAGGEFVLTILETLRLSGISLRGFGFGVFDDSRIFDFLDFPIITAKQPIKRLGSTAAQLLFDLIEGTPPAQTVCWLPVDIVLR
- a CDS encoding TRL-like family protein, whose product is MALAGCTTVQPVAATSNAVGSKVGEASGGFLFTVIPMGGADCSIKAAAQNAGITKISTVDQKVTLYLGFWANVTTIVTGE
- a CDS encoding Dabb family protein — encoded protein: MTTHIVLWKLADPAKKAEQAAEMKRRLENLVGQVPGLVSAKVAQGFNGYDVALVSTHESREALALYQEHPAHVAVKQYVHTVVSDRASCDFDAE